In Burkholderia sp. GAS332, one DNA window encodes the following:
- a CDS encoding amino acid/amide ABC transporter ATP-binding protein 1, HAAT family, producing the protein MILGDTILETRGLTREFKGFIAVNGVNLRVRRGSIHALIGPNGAGKTTCFNLLTKFLEPTAGQIVFNGIDITSERPAQIARRGIIRSFQISAVFPHLTALQNVRIGLQRVLGTAFHFWKSERTLRQLDDRAMDLLTQVGLTDFADVLTVELSYGRKRALEIATTLAMEPELMLLDEPTQGMGHEDVDRVTALIKKVSSGRTILMVEHNMNVIAGISDTITVLQRGEVLAEGSYAEVSKNPLVMQAYMGSADAALAGAHA; encoded by the coding sequence ATGATTCTCGGCGATACGATTCTCGAAACGCGCGGCCTCACCCGCGAGTTCAAAGGCTTCATCGCCGTGAACGGGGTGAACCTGCGCGTGCGCCGTGGTTCGATCCATGCGCTGATCGGCCCTAATGGGGCAGGCAAGACCACCTGCTTCAATTTGCTCACCAAATTCCTTGAACCGACTGCGGGCCAGATCGTCTTCAATGGGATCGACATCACCAGTGAACGCCCGGCGCAAATCGCCCGGCGCGGCATCATCCGTTCGTTCCAGATCTCTGCGGTATTTCCGCATCTGACAGCATTGCAGAACGTGCGTATTGGCTTGCAGCGCGTGCTCGGCACGGCATTTCATTTCTGGAAGAGCGAACGCACGCTGCGCCAGCTCGACGATCGGGCGATGGACTTGCTCACCCAGGTGGGCTTGACCGATTTCGCCGATGTATTGACCGTCGAGCTCTCATACGGCCGCAAACGCGCGCTGGAAATCGCTACCACGCTCGCGATGGAGCCCGAGTTGATGCTGCTCGACGAACCGACGCAAGGCATGGGCCATGAAGATGTCGATCGCGTGACTGCGTTGATCAAAAAAGTATCGAGCGGCCGTACGATTCTGATGGTCGAGCACAACATGAACGTAATCGCCGGCATATCCGACACCATCACCGTGCTGCAACGGGGCGAAGTGCTCGCCGAAGGCAGCTATGCCGAGGTGTCCAAGAACCCGCTCGTGATGCAAGCCTATATGGGCAGCGCCGACGCGGCGCTCGCCGGAGCCCACGCATGA
- a CDS encoding amino acid/amide ABC transporter ATP-binding protein 2, HAAT family, producing MNTIAERESLEVSGTTGGAPALEIAGLQAWYGESHILHGVDLTVNRGEVVTLLGRNGAGRTTTLRAIMGLTGRRTGSIRIGGRETINLPTHRIAHCGIGYCPEERGIFSSLSCEENLLLPPPVGDKAHMMSIEEIYSMFPNLQERRMSQGTRLSGGEQQMLAVARILRTGASLLLLDEISEGLAPVIVQALARMIMTLKARGYTVVMVEQNFRFAAPLADRFYVMEHGGIVEHFGASELESKMPVLHDLLGV from the coding sequence ATGAATACGATTGCCGAGCGGGAAAGCCTCGAGGTGAGCGGCACGACTGGCGGTGCCCCCGCGCTGGAGATCGCGGGTTTGCAGGCATGGTACGGGGAGTCCCATATCCTGCATGGCGTCGATTTGACGGTGAACCGCGGCGAAGTTGTCACGCTGCTGGGCCGTAACGGCGCGGGGCGCACCACCACACTGCGCGCGATCATGGGGTTGACCGGCCGGCGCACCGGTTCGATCCGCATCGGCGGACGCGAAACCATCAACCTGCCCACGCATCGCATCGCCCATTGCGGTATCGGTTATTGTCCGGAAGAGCGCGGGATTTTTTCGAGCCTCTCATGTGAGGAAAACCTGCTGTTGCCGCCACCGGTCGGCGACAAGGCGCACATGATGTCGATCGAAGAAATCTATTCGATGTTTCCGAATCTGCAGGAACGCCGCATGAGCCAGGGTACGCGGCTTTCGGGCGGCGAGCAGCAGATGCTCGCCGTCGCGCGCATTTTGCGCACCGGCGCGAGTTTGCTGCTGCTCGACGAAATCTCGGAAGGCCTGGCGCCTGTGATCGTGCAAGCGCTCGCGCGCATGATCATGACGCTCAAGGCGCGCGGCTACACGGTCGTGATGGTCGAACAGAATTTCCGCTTTGCCGCGCCACTCGCGGATCGGTTCTACGTGATGGAACACGGCGGCATCGTCGAACACTTCGGGGCCAGTGAACTCGAAAGCAAGATGCCGGTGTTGCACGACCTACTGGGCGTATAA
- a CDS encoding amino acid/amide ABC transporter substrate-binding protein, HAAT family: MKKNPLARLATLCFAVAAGAALTMGSAQAADDAVKIGFITDMSGLYADIDGQGGLEAIRMAVADFGGKVNGKPITVVYADHQNKADIAASRAREWFDRDGVDLLIGGTNSATGLSMNTVAGEKHKVYISIGAGADTLTNEQCTPYTIHYAYDTTALAKGTGSAVTKQGGKTWYFLTADYAFGKALEKNTSDVVKANGGQVLGAVRAPLSASDFSSFLLQAQASKAQILGLANAGGDTINSIKAAKEFGITKTMKLAALLMFIDDVHSLGLETTQGLVLTDSWYWNKDATTRKWAERYFDKMKKMPSSLQAADYSATMTYLNAVKAVGSTDSDKVMAQLKKTKIDDFYAKGYIRQDGSMIHDMYLMQVKTPAESKEPWDYYKITATIPGEQAFTTKAETRCALWK; encoded by the coding sequence ATGAAAAAGAACCCACTCGCGCGACTTGCCACACTGTGTTTTGCAGTTGCCGCCGGCGCCGCGTTGACGATGGGCAGCGCGCAAGCGGCTGACGATGCGGTAAAGATCGGCTTCATCACCGATATGTCGGGGCTGTACGCGGATATCGACGGCCAGGGCGGTCTTGAGGCGATCCGTATGGCGGTGGCGGACTTCGGCGGCAAGGTCAACGGCAAGCCGATCACGGTGGTTTACGCCGATCACCAGAACAAGGCCGATATCGCTGCGTCGCGGGCGCGCGAATGGTTCGATCGCGATGGCGTCGATCTGCTGATCGGCGGCACGAATTCGGCAACCGGGCTGTCGATGAACACGGTGGCCGGTGAGAAGCACAAGGTCTATATCAGCATCGGCGCGGGCGCCGACACCCTGACCAACGAGCAATGCACGCCGTACACGATCCACTATGCGTACGACACGACGGCGCTCGCCAAGGGCACGGGCTCGGCGGTGACGAAGCAGGGCGGCAAGACGTGGTACTTCCTGACGGCTGACTACGCGTTCGGCAAGGCGCTCGAAAAGAATACCTCGGACGTGGTGAAAGCGAACGGCGGCCAGGTGCTGGGCGCTGTGCGCGCACCGCTGTCGGCGTCTGACTTCTCTTCGTTCCTGCTGCAGGCGCAGGCCTCGAAGGCGCAGATTCTCGGCTTGGCCAATGCGGGTGGCGACACGATCAACTCGATCAAGGCAGCCAAGGAATTCGGCATCACCAAGACGATGAAGCTGGCTGCGTTGCTCATGTTCATCGACGACGTGCACAGCCTGGGTCTGGAAACCACTCAGGGCCTGGTGCTGACCGACAGCTGGTACTGGAACAAGGACGCCACGACGCGCAAGTGGGCCGAGCGCTACTTCGACAAGATGAAGAAGATGCCGTCGAGCCTGCAGGCCGCCGACTACTCGGCGACCATGACCTATCTGAACGCGGTGAAAGCGGTCGGCTCGACAGATAGCGATAAGGTGATGGCGCAACTGAAGAAGACCAAGATCGACGACTTCTACGCGAAGGGCTACATCCGTCAGGACGGCAGCATGATTCACGACATGTACCTGATGCAGGTGAAGACGCCGGCCGAATCCAAAGAGCCGTGGGACTACTACAAGATCACCGCGACGATTCCAGGCGAACAGGCGTTCACGACCAAGGCCGAAACGCGCTGCGCGTTGTGGAAATGA
- a CDS encoding amino acid/amide ABC transporter membrane protein 1, HAAT family, giving the protein MEIFGVPLPAMLSQLLLGLVNGSFYAILSLGLAVIFGLLNVINFAHGALFMLGAMLAWMGLSYFGLPYWVMLVLAPLIVGVFGIVIERSMLRWLYKLDHLYGLLLTFGLTLVVEGVFRSIYGSSGQPYDVPSALSGATDLGFMFLPNYRAWVVVASLVVCFATWFVIEKTRLGAYLRAGTENPKLVEAFGVNVPLMITLTYGFGVALAAFAGVLAAPVIQVSPLMGQPMIITVFAVVVIGGMGSIMGSILTGLMLGVIEGLTRVFYPEASATVVFVIMALVLLVRPAGLFGKEK; this is encoded by the coding sequence ATGGAAATCTTTGGCGTTCCGCTACCGGCAATGCTGAGCCAGTTGCTGCTCGGGCTCGTGAACGGCTCGTTCTACGCGATTCTGAGCTTGGGTCTTGCTGTGATCTTCGGCTTGCTCAACGTGATCAACTTCGCGCATGGCGCGTTGTTCATGCTCGGCGCGATGCTCGCGTGGATGGGCCTGTCGTATTTCGGTCTGCCGTACTGGGTGATGCTGGTGCTCGCACCGCTGATCGTCGGCGTATTCGGCATCGTGATCGAACGCTCCATGCTGCGCTGGCTGTACAAGCTCGATCACCTGTATGGGCTGCTGCTCACCTTTGGACTCACGCTGGTTGTCGAAGGCGTGTTCCGTTCGATCTACGGTTCCTCTGGCCAGCCGTACGATGTGCCGTCGGCACTTTCCGGCGCGACCGATCTCGGCTTCATGTTCCTGCCGAACTATCGCGCGTGGGTGGTAGTGGCGTCGCTCGTGGTGTGCTTCGCGACGTGGTTCGTGATCGAAAAGACGCGCCTTGGCGCTTATCTGCGCGCGGGCACCGAAAACCCGAAACTGGTCGAGGCGTTCGGTGTCAACGTGCCGTTGATGATCACGCTCACGTATGGCTTCGGCGTCGCGCTGGCGGCGTTTGCCGGCGTGCTCGCCGCGCCGGTGATTCAAGTCTCGCCGTTGATGGGTCAGCCCATGATCATTACGGTGTTTGCGGTGGTCGTGATCGGCGGCATGGGTTCGATCATGGGCTCGATTCTTACGGGCCTGATGCTTGGCGTGATCGAAGGGCTGACGCGTGTGTTTTACCCGGAAGCGTCGGCGACCGTCGTCTTCGTGATCATGGCGCTCGTGCTGCTGGTGCGCCCGGCGGGTCTCTTCGGCAAGGAAAAATGA
- a CDS encoding amino acid/amide ABC transporter membrane protein 2, HAAT family, producing the protein MQRKVLYGLLLIVLLAVPVLGIYPLFVMKVMCFALFAAAFNLLIGYTGLLSFGHAMFLASAGYVTGYAMQTLGFSPELGVLAGTAAATALGLVVGLFAIRRQGIYFAMVTLALAQMVYFVFLQAPFTHGEDGLQGVPRGKLFGLLDLSSDVTLYFVVLAVMVLAFLLIVRIVHSPFGQVLVAIKENEPRAVSLGYDTDRFKLLAFILSAGLAGLAGSLKVLVQGFETLSDAYWTMSGLVILMTLVGGMGTLFGPLLGAALIVALEDRLGDIGTALASTTGVEWFQSLGESVTIVTGVIFIACVLAFRRGIVGEIIARVRPLRA; encoded by the coding sequence ATGCAGAGAAAAGTGCTTTACGGTCTGCTGCTGATCGTGCTTCTCGCGGTGCCTGTGCTCGGCATCTATCCGCTTTTCGTCATGAAGGTGATGTGCTTCGCGTTGTTCGCGGCGGCCTTCAATCTGCTGATCGGCTACACGGGCTTGCTCTCGTTCGGTCACGCGATGTTTCTCGCCTCGGCTGGTTACGTCACCGGTTATGCCATGCAGACGCTCGGCTTCTCTCCGGAACTGGGCGTGCTGGCCGGCACCGCTGCGGCGACGGCGCTCGGGTTGGTGGTCGGTCTGTTTGCGATCCGCCGGCAGGGCATCTACTTTGCGATGGTGACGCTGGCGCTCGCGCAGATGGTCTACTTCGTGTTCCTGCAAGCGCCGTTCACGCACGGCGAGGACGGCCTCCAAGGCGTGCCGCGCGGCAAACTGTTCGGCTTGCTGGATCTGTCGTCGGACGTGACGTTGTACTTTGTTGTGCTGGCCGTGATGGTGCTGGCGTTTCTGTTGATCGTGCGGATCGTGCATTCACCGTTTGGGCAGGTGTTGGTGGCGATCAAGGAGAACGAACCGCGTGCCGTGTCGCTGGGTTACGACACCGATCGCTTCAAGCTGTTGGCGTTCATTCTGTCCGCAGGGCTTGCCGGTCTCGCGGGTTCGCTCAAGGTGCTGGTGCAGGGCTTCGAGACGCTGAGCGACGCGTACTGGACGATGTCCGGCCTCGTGATCCTGATGACGCTGGTCGGCGGCATGGGCACGCTGTTCGGCCCGCTGCTAGGCGCGGCGTTGATCGTTGCACTCGAAGATCGTCTGGGCGATATCGGCACGGCGCTGGCGTCGACGACTGGCGTCGAATGGTTCCAGTCGCTGGGCGAATCAGTGACCATTGTCACGGGCGTGATTTTCATTGCCTGTGTGCTGGCGTTCCGGCGCGGCATTGTCGGTGAGATCATCGCGCGAGTGCGGCCATTGCGGGCGTGA
- a CDS encoding amino acid/amide ABC transporter substrate-binding protein, HAAT family, translated as MKSALRWISAALVATGVSAAWSGHAFADVKIGVTVSATGPAASLGIPEKNTIALLPKEVAGQKIDYIVLDDATDSTQAVKNARKLTSEDHVDALIGSTVVPNSLAMIDVAAESATPMISMAAAASIVEPMDAKRAWVFKTPQNDILMATAIAQHMANHGVKTVGFIGFADAYGESWFKEFGKAADLAKIKIVANERFARNDASVTGQVLKIMSQNPDAVLIAGAGTPAALPQKTLKERGYKGKVYQTHGVANNDFLRVCGKDCEGTYLPAGPLLVAEQLPDSNPVKKTALAYKHAYEAAYGAGSVSTFGGHAWDAGLLLQRAIPLALKKGQPGTPAFREALRAALENTKDMPASHGIFNMSANDHAGLDQRARVMVEIVGGKWKLSGD; from the coding sequence ATGAAGTCGGCATTGCGTTGGATCAGCGCGGCATTGGTCGCCACCGGAGTATCCGCAGCCTGGAGCGGCCATGCATTCGCGGACGTGAAAATCGGCGTCACGGTGTCGGCAACGGGGCCGGCCGCATCGCTCGGTATTCCGGAAAAGAACACCATCGCGCTGCTGCCTAAAGAAGTAGCAGGGCAGAAGATCGACTACATCGTGCTGGACGACGCGACCGATTCGACGCAGGCCGTCAAGAACGCACGCAAGCTTACTAGCGAAGATCACGTGGACGCGTTGATCGGCTCGACGGTCGTGCCGAACTCGCTGGCCATGATCGACGTCGCCGCTGAAAGCGCCACGCCAATGATCTCCATGGCCGCTGCCGCCAGCATCGTCGAACCGATGGATGCGAAGCGCGCATGGGTCTTCAAGACGCCGCAAAACGACATTCTGATGGCCACCGCGATCGCGCAGCACATGGCGAATCACGGCGTGAAGACGGTCGGATTCATCGGCTTTGCCGATGCGTACGGCGAGAGCTGGTTCAAGGAGTTCGGCAAGGCGGCGGATCTTGCGAAGATCAAGATCGTCGCGAACGAACGCTTCGCGCGCAATGACGCTTCGGTGACCGGCCAGGTGCTGAAGATCATGTCGCAGAACCCGGATGCGGTGCTGATTGCAGGCGCTGGCACACCGGCCGCGTTGCCGCAAAAGACCCTCAAGGAACGTGGCTACAAGGGCAAGGTCTATCAGACGCATGGCGTCGCCAATAACGACTTCCTGCGCGTGTGCGGCAAAGATTGCGAAGGCACCTATCTGCCGGCCGGTCCGCTGCTGGTTGCTGAACAACTACCTGATTCGAACCCGGTGAAGAAGACCGCGCTCGCGTACAAGCATGCCTATGAAGCCGCGTACGGCGCTGGTTCGGTGTCGACATTCGGCGGTCACGCGTGGGATGCAGGCTTGCTGCTGCAACGCGCGATTCCGTTGGCGCTGAAGAAAGGTCAGCCGGGCACGCCTGCGTTCCGCGAAGCGCTGCGTGCGGCACTGGAAAACACGAAAGACATGCCCGCTTCCCACGGCATCTTCAACATGAGCGCGAACGACCACGCTGGCCTCGACCAGCGGGCGCGTGTGATGGTGGAGATTGTCGGTGGCAAGTGGAAGCTGTCCGGCGACTGA
- a CDS encoding amino acid/amide ABC transporter substrate-binding protein, HAAT family, whose amino-acid sequence MKKTKQWVRTGIAMALMCGAGAAFAQVKIGVTLSTTGPAASLGIPEKNTIALLPKEIGGKTVQYIILDDASDTGKAVQNTRKLIDEDHVDAIIGSTVTPNSLAMLDPAAEGKTPVISLAASAAIISPMDAKRAWAFKPPQNDSLMADAIADYMERHGVKTVGFIGFADAYGDGWNNVFTAAAAAHHLKIVSNERFNRTDASVTGQVLKTMSANPDAVLIAGAGTPSALPAKTLKERGYKGKVYQTHGVANNDFLRVCGKDCEGEFLPAGPILVADQLPESNPVKKSSEAYKTAYEKAYGAGSVATFGGHAWDAGQMLQAAIPVALKTAQPGTEAFRVALRGALENIKELPVSHGIMNTTTTDHNGLDKRARVIVEIVDGKWKLQND is encoded by the coding sequence ATGAAAAAGACAAAGCAATGGGTACGCACCGGTATCGCGATGGCGTTGATGTGTGGCGCGGGTGCTGCCTTCGCGCAGGTGAAAATCGGTGTCACGCTGTCCACCACGGGGCCGGCGGCATCGCTCGGGATTCCTGAAAAGAACACGATCGCGCTGCTGCCGAAAGAGATCGGCGGCAAGACGGTGCAATACATCATCCTCGACGATGCATCGGACACCGGTAAGGCCGTGCAGAACACGCGCAAGCTGATTGACGAAGACCACGTCGACGCCATCATCGGCTCGACCGTCACGCCGAATTCGCTGGCGATGCTCGACCCTGCAGCGGAAGGCAAGACGCCGGTGATCTCGCTGGCGGCATCGGCCGCGATCATCTCGCCGATGGACGCCAAGCGCGCCTGGGCCTTCAAACCGCCGCAAAACGACAGCCTGATGGCTGATGCCATCGCCGATTACATGGAGCGTCACGGCGTGAAGACTGTCGGTTTCATCGGCTTTGCGGATGCATATGGCGACGGATGGAATAACGTCTTCACCGCCGCGGCCGCGGCACACCATCTGAAGATCGTCTCCAACGAACGCTTTAACCGCACCGACGCATCGGTGACCGGCCAGGTGCTGAAGACGATGAGCGCGAACCCGGATGCGGTGCTGATCGCGGGCGCGGGTACGCCGTCGGCGCTGCCGGCCAAGACGCTCAAGGAGCGCGGCTACAAGGGCAAGGTCTATCAGACGCACGGCGTCGCCAACAACGACTTCCTGCGCGTGTGCGGCAAGGATTGCGAAGGCGAATTCCTGCCGGCTGGCCCGATCCTCGTGGCGGACCAACTGCCGGAATCGAATCCGGTGAAGAAGTCGTCGGAAGCCTACAAGACCGCGTATGAGAAAGCGTATGGCGCGGGCTCGGTGGCGACCTTCGGCGGTCACGCATGGGATGCCGGCCAGATGCTGCAAGCGGCGATTCCGGTCGCGCTGAAGACCGCTCAGCCGGGCACCGAAGCGTTCCGCGTGGCACTGCGCGGCGCGCTTGAAAACATCAAGGAGCTGCCGGTCTCGCACGGCATCATGAACACCACGACGACCGACCACAATGGCCTCGACAAGCGCGCACGCGTGATCGTTGAGATCGTCGACGGCAAGTGGAAGCTGCAGAACGACTAA
- a CDS encoding amino acid/amide ABC transporter membrane protein 1, HAAT family: protein MDLSIAAILAQDGITTGAIYALLALALVLVFSVTRVIFIPQGEFVSYGALTLAALQTQKFPATCWLLMAMGAACFVVEIAGLVRHPERRRHAARTLVMLVGKYLLFPIAVYALTQGVFLHPLPMIAQIALTLLIVIPMGPFVYRLAYEPIAEATTLLLLIVAVAVHFAMVGLGLVMFGAEGSRTTAFSDATFNIGSLSISGQSLWVVGTAVVLIGALYLYFDRSISGKALRATSVNRLGARLVGIGTTQAGRLAFTLAAGLGALCGILVAPLTTIYYDSGFLIGLKGFVGAIIGGLVSYPLAAAGSILVGLLESYSSFWASAYKEVIVFTLIIPVLLWRSLASPHSEEEEE from the coding sequence ATGGATCTATCAATTGCGGCGATCCTCGCGCAGGACGGCATCACCACCGGCGCGATTTACGCGCTGCTCGCGCTTGCGCTGGTGCTGGTGTTCTCCGTGACGCGGGTGATCTTTATCCCGCAGGGGGAGTTTGTGTCGTACGGCGCGCTGACGCTCGCCGCGCTGCAGACGCAAAAATTTCCTGCAACGTGCTGGTTGCTGATGGCGATGGGCGCGGCATGCTTTGTCGTCGAGATAGCGGGGCTGGTGCGGCATCCCGAACGACGCCGGCATGCGGCTCGCACGCTGGTGATGCTGGTGGGCAAATACCTGCTGTTCCCGATCGCGGTGTACGCGCTCACGCAAGGCGTTTTCCTGCATCCGCTGCCGATGATCGCGCAGATTGCACTGACGCTGCTGATCGTGATTCCGATGGGGCCGTTCGTCTACCGGCTTGCGTATGAACCGATCGCGGAGGCGACCACGCTGCTGCTGTTGATCGTGGCGGTGGCGGTGCACTTTGCGATGGTCGGTCTCGGGCTCGTGATGTTCGGTGCGGAGGGTTCACGCACCACGGCGTTCTCCGATGCGACCTTCAATATCGGCAGCTTGTCGATCTCCGGGCAGAGTTTGTGGGTGGTCGGCACGGCGGTGGTGCTGATCGGCGCGCTGTATCTGTACTTCGATCGCTCGATCTCCGGCAAGGCGTTGCGCGCGACGTCCGTGAACCGGCTCGGCGCGCGGCTCGTCGGTATCGGCACGACGCAAGCAGGGCGCCTCGCGTTCACGCTCGCTGCGGGCCTCGGTGCGCTGTGCGGCATCCTTGTCGCACCCTTGACCACCATCTACTACGACTCGGGCTTCCTGATCGGTTTGAAGGGCTTCGTGGGGGCGATTATCGGCGGTCTGGTCAGCTATCCGCTGGCCGCCGCGGGTTCGATCCTCGTCGGTCTGCTGGAATCGTATTCGTCGTTCTGGGCGAGCGCTTATAAGGAAGTGATCGTGTTCACGCTGATCATCCCGGTGCTGCTGTGGCGGAGTCTGGCCAGCCCGCACTCGGAAGAGGAAGAGGAGTGA
- a CDS encoding amino acid/amide ABC transporter membrane protein 2, HAAT family /amino acid/amide ABC transporter ATP-binding protein 1, HAAT family, whose translation MKRIMQNKFFWLFLVVLFALPVLPHPIHVPEYWVTLLNYIGLYSIVAIGLVLLTGIGGMTSFGQAAFVGIGAYATAYLTTTYGVSPWLALIAGVVVTALIALMLGLVTMRLSGHFLPLGTIAWGLALFYLFGNLEMLGKYDGINGIPVLNVFGINMESGRHIYYLIWVVVLGAVISVQNLLNSRPGRAIRALRGGGMMAEAMGVNTAWMRVVIFVYAAVLASISGFLYAHLQRAVNPTPFGLNHGIEFLFMAVVGGVSHVWGAVLGAAILTILQDYLQTLLPKLLGENGNFEVIVFGILMVLLLQYARQGVWPFVARFFPKGPRAHVSDHAEPLPQRSKPTAGENLLTVNKARKQFGGLVAVNDVSFEVKAGQIIGLIGPNGAGKSTTFNLVTGVLQATSGEITFRGERIDSLSSREIVKRGIGRTFQHVKLLPGMTVLENVAIGAHLRGQAGVWRSVARLNGAEEARLMAEAARQIRRVGLEQHMYDEAGSLALGQQRILEIARALCCDPTLLLLDEPAAGLRYQEKLQLADLLRRLKAEGMSVLLVEHDMDFVMNLTDRLVVMEFGTRIAEGLPQDVQQDPAVLEAYLGGVE comes from the coding sequence ATGAAACGGATCATGCAAAACAAGTTCTTCTGGTTGTTCCTCGTGGTGCTGTTCGCGTTGCCGGTGTTGCCGCACCCGATTCACGTGCCCGAGTACTGGGTGACGCTGCTCAACTACATCGGCCTGTATTCGATCGTTGCGATCGGTCTTGTGCTGCTGACGGGGATCGGCGGGATGACGAGCTTCGGGCAGGCGGCGTTCGTCGGCATCGGCGCGTATGCGACTGCGTATCTGACGACGACGTACGGCGTGTCGCCGTGGCTTGCGCTGATCGCAGGTGTGGTGGTGACGGCGTTGATCGCGCTGATGCTGGGGCTGGTGACAATGCGGCTATCGGGGCACTTTTTGCCGCTCGGCACGATCGCGTGGGGACTCGCGCTGTTCTATCTGTTCGGCAACCTGGAGATGCTCGGCAAGTACGACGGCATCAATGGGATTCCGGTGCTGAATGTTTTCGGCATCAACATGGAGTCAGGCCGCCATATCTATTACCTGATCTGGGTGGTGGTGCTCGGCGCAGTGATTTCTGTTCAAAATCTGCTTAATAGCCGTCCGGGGCGGGCGATCCGCGCATTGCGCGGCGGCGGCATGATGGCCGAAGCAATGGGCGTCAACACAGCGTGGATGCGCGTGGTGATCTTCGTCTATGCCGCCGTGTTGGCATCGATTTCAGGGTTCCTCTACGCGCACCTGCAACGTGCGGTGAATCCGACGCCGTTTGGCCTGAACCACGGCATCGAGTTTCTGTTCATGGCGGTGGTGGGTGGCGTGTCGCACGTCTGGGGCGCCGTGCTCGGTGCCGCGATCCTGACCATCTTGCAAGACTATCTGCAAACGCTGCTGCCGAAGCTGCTTGGCGAGAACGGAAACTTCGAAGTGATCGTGTTCGGCATCCTGATGGTGCTGTTGCTGCAATACGCTCGCCAAGGCGTCTGGCCGTTTGTCGCACGGTTTTTCCCGAAGGGGCCGCGCGCCCATGTGTCGGATCACGCGGAGCCGTTGCCGCAACGCAGCAAGCCCACTGCGGGCGAAAACCTGTTGACGGTGAATAAGGCACGCAAGCAGTTCGGCGGGCTGGTCGCAGTGAACGATGTCAGCTTCGAGGTGAAAGCAGGGCAGATCATCGGGTTGATCGGCCCGAACGGCGCCGGCAAGTCGACCACGTTCAATCTGGTCACGGGCGTGCTGCAAGCGACGAGCGGGGAGATCACCTTCCGCGGCGAGCGTATCGATTCGCTGAGTTCACGTGAAATCGTCAAGCGCGGCATTGGCCGCACCTTCCAGCACGTCAAACTGCTGCCGGGGATGACGGTGCTGGAGAACGTTGCGATCGGCGCGCATCTGCGTGGCCAGGCCGGTGTGTGGCGCAGTGTTGCGCGCCTGAACGGCGCGGAAGAAGCGCGCTTGATGGCCGAAGCGGCTCGCCAGATTCGTCGCGTCGGGCTCGAGCAGCATATGTACGACGAGGCGGGTAGCCTGGCGCTGGGGCAGCAGCGAATTCTCGAGATTGCTCGCGCGCTGTGCTGCGACCCGACTCTGTTGTTGCTGGACGAACCTGCCGCCGGCCTGCGGTATCAGGAAAAACTGCAATTGGCGGACTTGCTGCGCCGCCTCAAAGCCGAAGGCATGAGCGTGCTGCTGGTCGAGCACGATATGGATTTCGTGATGAATCTCACCGATCGTCTGGTGGTGATGGAGTTCGGCACACGGATCGCGGAAGGCTTGCCGCAGGATGTCCAGCAAGATCCGGCGGTGCTCGAAGCGTATCTGGGTGGGGTGGAGTGA